A region of Salarchaeum japonicum DNA encodes the following proteins:
- a CDS encoding transcription initiation factor IIB: protein MMAQEHTQERSIDERDREVKSANDNTCPECQGHITLNSDSGEATCESCGLVFEDDPIDHGPEWRAFTSDERDEKSRVGAPTTQLMHDKGLSTTIGWQDKDAYGQAVSGRKRAQLQRLRTWDERFRTKDAHERNLKQALGEISRMASALGLPESVRETAGVLYRRAVEQNLLPGRSIEGMSTASLYAAARQHGMPRPLTEFADVSRVEKIRIQRAYRYLSRELGLEIEPEDPMQYIPQFASSLDVSDEAERRSRELLEVATDNAVHSGKSPAGLAAAALYAATHLTNEQLTQETVSEVAHVSRVTIRNRYQELLEVYAQHD from the coding sequence ATGATGGCTCAAGAACATACCCAGGAACGATCAATAGATGAACGCGACCGCGAGGTGAAGTCTGCTAACGACAATACCTGTCCCGAGTGTCAGGGCCATATTACCCTGAATAGCGACAGCGGTGAGGCGACCTGCGAAAGCTGTGGGTTGGTTTTTGAAGATGATCCAATCGACCACGGCCCGGAGTGGCGTGCGTTCACGTCGGACGAACGCGATGAAAAAAGTCGGGTCGGTGCTCCCACGACGCAGCTGATGCACGATAAGGGCCTGAGTACGACTATCGGCTGGCAGGACAAAGATGCCTACGGACAGGCTGTCTCCGGTCGCAAACGTGCTCAATTACAGCGCCTTCGGACGTGGGACGAGCGGTTCCGGACGAAGGATGCCCACGAGCGGAATCTCAAGCAAGCTCTCGGGGAGATCAGCCGGATGGCTTCCGCTCTGGGACTTCCGGAATCGGTTCGGGAAACTGCAGGCGTCCTGTACCGGCGTGCTGTAGAGCAGAACCTGCTCCCCGGTCGCTCGATCGAGGGTATGTCGACGGCGTCGTTGTACGCGGCTGCTCGACAGCACGGAATGCCACGGCCGCTGACTGAGTTCGCCGACGTCAGCCGTGTCGAGAAAATCCGAATCCAGCGAGCGTACCGATATCTATCCCGAGAACTTGGGCTGGAGATCGAGCCGGAGGATCCCATGCAATATATTCCCCAATTCGCGTCATCGCTTGACGTGAGCGACGAAGCAGAACGGCGCTCTCGAGAACTGCTTGAGGTAGCTACAGATAATGCCGTCCACAGTGGAAAGAGTCCAGCCGGATTGGCGGCTGCCGCTCTGTATGCTGCGACCCACCTCACGAACGAGCAGCTCACACAGGAGACGGTGAGTGAGGTCGCACACGTGAGTCGAGTCACGATCCGGAATCGATACCAAGAGCTTCTCGAGGTGTACGCGCAGCATGACTGA